A portion of the Glycine max cultivar Williams 82 chromosome 10, Glycine_max_v4.0, whole genome shotgun sequence genome contains these proteins:
- the LOC106794734 gene encoding uncharacterized protein: MRKVAYVLNTDIPVVPKDVEKEVKDKMTMELALWNENNYLCKNFILNGLADDLYDYYSPYKSAKLVWLVLEKNYDTEEVGTKKYVVSHYLKYQTTDDKSVESQSYEIQKIAHDIISEGMALDEQFQVVVIIDKLLLGWKDFKNLLRHKTKIFSLESLITCLRIEEEARRQDQKDEVLAVSHNNTKRKNIAAPQANMTQEPYIVVIPEINMIGGSDE, translated from the coding sequence ATGAGGAAAGTTGCCTATGTTTTGAACACTGATATTCCAGTGGTACCTAAAGATGTTGAGAAGGAAGTGAAGGATAAAATGACTATGGAATTAGCTCTCtggaatgaaaataattatctatgcaagaatttcattctgaatGGGTTAGCTGATGATCTCTATGATTATTATAGCCCATATAAGTCTGCCAAATTAGTTTGGCTGGTTCTAGAAAAGAATTATGATACTGAGGAAGTTGGAACTAAAAAGTATGTTGTTAGCCACTACCTCAAGTATCAAACGACTGATGATAAATCAGTAGAGTCTCAATCCTATGAGATACAGAAAATTGCTCATGATATCATATCAGAGGGTATGGCTTTGGATGAGCAATTTCAGGTTGTTGTCATCATAGACAAGCTGCTTCTTGGCTGGAAGGATTTCAAAAACCTTCTCAGACACAAGACCAAAATATTCTCTTTGGAGTCTCTGATCACATGTCTGCGCATTGAGGAAGAGGCACGCAGACAGGATCAGAAAGATGAAGTGTTGGCTGTGTCTCACAACAACACTAAAAGGAAGAACATAGCTGCTCCCCAGGCTAACATGACTCAAGAGCCATACATAGTTGTGATACCTGAGATCAATATGATTGGAGGATCAGATGAATGA